One part of the Hydra vulgaris chromosome 01, alternate assembly HydraT2T_AEP genome encodes these proteins:
- the LOC136075354 gene encoding uncharacterized protein LOC136075354, whose product MKGVSLLGSHIRLHVKKFIENTLSKDQTAKNEPEILQAQEELTKIKEDYITETVQRNKVITYPVKIEKQLVISSEGSDLSKSCMINNNDGHGILNSLRHLKSVNAIMGIYEELGGSKLYD is encoded by the exons ATGAAAGGCGTTTCTCTGCTTGGATCGCACATAAGGCTACatgtgaaaaaatttattgaaaacactTTATCAAAAG ATCAAACGGCAAAGAATGAGCCAGAAATCTTACAAGCACAAGAAgagttaacaaaaattaaag AAGATTATATTACCGAAACGGTTCAAAGGAATAAAGTAATAACTTACCcagtaaaaattgaaaagc AATTGGTTATTAGTTCAGAAGGGAGTGATTTAAGTAAAAGCTGcatgataaataataatgacG GTCATGGAATACTTAATAGTTTACGTCATTTAAAATCCGTTAATGCTATAATGGGAATATACGAGGAATTAGGTGGAAGCAAACTATACGATTAA